A single genomic interval of Oncorhynchus gorbuscha isolate QuinsamMale2020 ecotype Even-year linkage group LG25, OgorEven_v1.0, whole genome shotgun sequence harbors:
- the LOC124014296 gene encoding bcl-2-like protein 13 — translation MMDTEDTKSLDSSDGVVHLAEERSENHSSISDMVHLEREEKILAEEEEDGSLGEEEELQACVMSVFGGGGDMSEFREEELDTQELLPSSEVSADHQETMDLMMSVAEELFVQEEPVELSHATTASMPMPVWKLEPPSASSTPVPSIPTLAELHSELQYSMQEQLHPPPVLGPGAPQPPDQSQTNSQPESLASLHTAQETQEIPPVTQEVPPEKTEAELATSPHATELPVLLCGGAAMVAIVGVLAYGAVAYCRK, via the coding sequence ATGATGGACACCGAGGACACCAAGAGCCTGGACAGCAGCGACGGAGTGGTCCACCTAGCTGAGGAGCGCAGCGAGAACCACTCCTCCATCTCCGACATGGTCCACCTAGAGCGGGAGGAGAAGATACttgcggaggaggaggaggacgggagcctgggggaagaggaggagctgCAGGCCTGTGTGATGAGTGTGtttgggggaggaggagacatgTCTGAGTTCAGGGAAGAGGAGCTGGATACCCAGGAATTATTACCTTCATCTGAGGTGTCAGCTGACCACCAAGAGACTATGGATTTAATGATGTCTGTGGCTGAGGAGCTATTTGTCCAGGAGGAGCCTGTTGAATTATCCCACGCCACCACTGCCTCTATGCCCATGCCAGTTTGGAAGCTAGAgcccccctctgcctcctctactCCTGTCCCCTCAATACCTACACTAGCTGAGTTACATTCAGAGCTCCAATACTCTATGCAGGAGCAGCTCCACCCTCCCCCGGTCCTAGGACCAGGAGCACCACAGCCACCAGACCAGAGCCAAACTAACAGCCAACCAGAGTCCTTGGCCTCGCTCCACACTGCCCAGGAGACACAGGAAATCCCACCAGTGACACAGGAGgttccaccagaaaagacagaggCAGAGCTTGCTACATCGCCCCATGCCACTGAGCTACCTGTGCTGCTGTGTGGGGGCGCTGCAA